The Planctomycetaceae bacterium genome has a segment encoding these proteins:
- a CDS encoding NAD(P)H-binding protein, translated as MEPILQSGGSALVAGCGYLGRRVADRLLARGITVYTLTRSTEKADQFRQAGLQPIVGHLEKRHGLPVLPPVDAVLWAVGFDRQAGNSRESVWLDGLRQLVQSLSRNPPPRRFVYVSSTGVYGDAGGSAVDESTAAIPTTESGQVCLKGEQLLSTTLSHHLPQTLGVILRMAGIFGPGRLLRRVQDLREGTPIAAAPDDWLNLIHVDDATSAVEYFLTQPVAVNDLLCQPSEISSAATANTHDLPTINIANQPTLTRRQYYSTLARACDAPAPVFASAKADQSREGETLQQERHRPSSGNKQITSIFRSRLKGLEFQYDDIQKGIRASV; from the coding sequence ATGGAACCAATTTTACAGTCGGGCGGCTCCGCGCTGGTCGCCGGATGCGGATATCTTGGCAGACGCGTGGCAGATCGGCTGCTGGCACGTGGAATAACCGTTTACACTCTTACTCGCAGCACTGAAAAGGCGGATCAATTTCGCCAGGCAGGCCTGCAGCCCATTGTCGGTCACCTGGAAAAACGACACGGTTTGCCAGTACTGCCGCCAGTCGACGCTGTGCTTTGGGCGGTCGGATTTGATCGCCAAGCGGGCAATTCACGCGAATCTGTGTGGCTTGACGGTCTTCGGCAGTTGGTGCAATCGCTTTCTCGCAATCCGCCGCCACGCCGGTTCGTCTACGTCTCCAGTACCGGAGTTTATGGTGACGCCGGTGGTAGTGCGGTGGATGAATCGACCGCCGCCATTCCAACAACCGAAAGTGGCCAGGTCTGCCTGAAGGGCGAACAGTTGCTTTCCACGACTTTGTCGCATCATCTCCCTCAAACTCTCGGCGTTATCCTGCGGATGGCAGGAATATTCGGGCCGGGCCGACTGCTGCGGCGGGTTCAGGATTTGCGAGAGGGAACTCCCATTGCCGCGGCTCCCGATGACTGGCTGAACCTTATCCACGTCGACGATGCCACAAGCGCAGTGGAATATTTTCTGACACAACCTGTGGCAGTGAACGATCTGCTGTGCCAGCCCTCAGAAATCAGCAGTGCTGCCACAGCCAACACGCATGATCTACCGACCATCAACATTGCTAATCAACCGACGTTGACTCGCCGACAGTACTACTCCACCCTTGCAAGAGCATGTGATGCTCCGGCTCCGGTGTTCGCATCTGCTAAAGCCGATCAGAGCCGGGAAGGTGAGACTCTTCAGCAGGAACGGCACCGTCCGTCGTCTGGAAATAAACAGATTACCAGCATCTTTCGATCGCGGCTGAAAGGCCTTGAATTCCAATACGATGACATTCAAAAAGGGATCCGCGCGTCCGTGTGA
- a CDS encoding sugar phosphate isomerase/epimerase family protein, with protein MNSSVSRRTFLAAAAALSTSGFVSAAARAFEPKFQISLAQWSLHRALKGGKLDNLDFAATTRNEFGIEAVEYVNQFFKDKANDAAYLAEMNKRAGDAGVKQLLIMIDGEGQLGAASLTERMKSVENHYKWVEAAKTLGCHAIRVNAGSSGSYEDQQHRAADGLRALTEFGAKHDISVIVENHGGLSSNGAWLAGVIKKVDHKGCGTLPDFGNFRVSKDEMYDRYKGVTELMPFAKAVSAKSHDFDDAGNEIHTDYRKMMKIVLDAGYNGWVGIEYEGGKLDEYAGIKATKSLLEKVRGELA; from the coding sequence ATGAATTCATCCGTTTCTCGACGAACGTTTCTGGCAGCGGCAGCCGCCCTCAGCACTTCAGGCTTTGTGTCTGCGGCAGCGCGTGCATTCGAGCCTAAGTTTCAGATTTCACTGGCTCAGTGGTCACTGCACCGCGCCTTGAAGGGCGGGAAGCTGGACAATCTGGATTTTGCCGCCACAACCAGGAACGAATTTGGCATTGAAGCCGTTGAGTATGTGAACCAGTTCTTCAAGGACAAAGCCAACGATGCCGCCTATCTTGCAGAAATGAACAAGCGAGCTGGTGACGCTGGCGTGAAGCAACTGCTGATCATGATTGATGGGGAAGGTCAACTGGGCGCTGCCAGCCTGACGGAACGAATGAAATCCGTCGAGAACCACTATAAGTGGGTTGAGGCAGCAAAGACACTTGGATGCCACGCGATACGCGTGAATGCTGGCAGCAGTGGCAGTTATGAAGACCAGCAACATAGGGCGGCTGATGGACTGAGAGCCCTGACAGAATTTGGAGCAAAACACGACATCAGTGTGATCGTCGAAAACCACGGTGGACTTTCATCGAATGGTGCCTGGCTGGCCGGGGTCATCAAGAAGGTCGATCATAAGGGCTGCGGCACTCTGCCGGACTTTGGCAACTTCCGAGTCAGCAAAGATGAGATGTACGACCGTTACAAGGGTGTGACGGAGTTGATGCCGTTCGCAAAAGCCGTCAGTGCAAAGTCTCATGATTTCGACGATGCCGGCAACGAAATCCACACGGATTATCGAAAGATGATGAAGATCGTACTCGACGCAGGTTACAACGGTTGGGTGGGCATCGAATACGAAGGCGGCAAACTGGACGAATACGCGGGCATCAAAGCCACAAAATCGTTGCTGGAAAAAGTTCGTGGAGAACTTGCCTAG
- a CDS encoding PSD1 and planctomycete cytochrome C domain-containing protein — protein MNQIILLAGILVSNSADSVFAQDSRPLDYSRDVRPILSDKCFRCHGPDETHREAGLRLDTRDGAIAAISGGRAIVPGNTDDSEVLTRILTDDADLKMPPASTNKSLTKQEIAVLTRWIEQGAGYNDHWAFREVVQPEVPVFDLPLPMVVRNPIDAFVYQELLHHQIQPSPAAEKHTLIRRVYLDVIGLTPSIEDLELFLNDESPDAYRTMVDRALASPHYGERWGRHWLDHARYADTHGYTVDGNRTIWPYRDWVIAAFNNDMPFDQFTIEQIAGDLLPEPTRSQLVATGFHRNTLVNQEGGTDAEQFRNEAVVDRVNTTGAVWLGLTVGCAQCHTHKYDPITQHEYYQLFAFFNQGKDVNSTSPVLSLPTDEQTAELQMLDSEMAEIRKHIAAIDLQLRNGETIEASTRDQLNQDRMVWDEKQKTADAARKKVLSAIPQTMIMGDVDRPRETHVLIRGDFLRHGDVVHADTPRALSGMAPKESPRNRLDLAKWLVSRSNPLTARVTMNRMWARYFGQGLVETENDFGFQGTPPTHPELLDWLAAEFMDAGWSMKHMHRLILNSATYRQSSIARPDLSTVDPLNKLLARQSRLRVDAEVVRDLGLAVSGLLNETIGGPSVFPPQPDGVYAFTQRNAGWPTSKNEDRFRRGMYTFFMRSAPYPMLTTFDTPRFNTTCTMRVRSNTPLQSLTMANDQAMTEMALALSKRIFAAADNDRDRIIRAWRLCFSRTPQPNELKRLQDYALQQRLLMGNGARSVEDPPKNPEEQELRIWFLIARTLMNLDEFIVRE, from the coding sequence TTGAATCAGATAATTTTGCTCGCAGGAATCTTAGTTTCGAACTCTGCCGACTCCGTCTTTGCGCAGGACTCGCGGCCTCTTGACTACAGCCGTGACGTTCGGCCCATACTATCGGACAAATGTTTTCGTTGTCATGGCCCCGACGAAACACACCGTGAGGCTGGACTTCGCCTGGATACGAGGGACGGTGCCATCGCCGCAATCTCCGGGGGACGCGCCATTGTTCCCGGCAACACGGATGACAGCGAAGTACTCACACGTATCCTGACCGACGACGCTGATTTAAAGATGCCGCCGGCCAGTACGAATAAGTCGCTCACGAAACAGGAAATCGCAGTCCTGACCAGATGGATCGAGCAGGGCGCGGGTTACAACGACCACTGGGCGTTCCGTGAAGTCGTCCAACCGGAGGTGCCCGTATTCGATCTCCCATTGCCAATGGTCGTTCGCAATCCAATCGATGCGTTCGTCTATCAGGAATTGCTGCATCATCAGATTCAGCCTTCGCCGGCTGCTGAAAAACATACTCTGATTCGGAGAGTCTACCTGGACGTCATTGGGTTGACGCCTTCCATTGAAGATCTCGAACTCTTCCTGAACGATGAATCGCCGGATGCGTATCGCACTATGGTTGATCGCGCGCTGGCCAGTCCGCATTACGGCGAACGATGGGGGCGTCACTGGCTGGATCACGCTCGTTACGCCGACACCCACGGATACACCGTAGACGGAAATCGCACTATCTGGCCTTACCGAGACTGGGTGATCGCAGCGTTCAATAACGACATGCCCTTCGATCAGTTTACCATTGAACAGATTGCCGGTGACCTTCTGCCCGAACCGACACGTTCGCAACTGGTGGCCACAGGATTCCATCGTAACACGCTGGTCAATCAGGAAGGCGGTACTGACGCTGAACAATTTCGCAACGAAGCCGTCGTCGATCGTGTTAATACAACCGGCGCTGTCTGGCTGGGCCTGACTGTTGGCTGCGCGCAATGCCATACGCACAAGTATGACCCGATAACACAGCACGAATACTACCAGCTGTTTGCATTCTTTAATCAGGGCAAAGACGTAAACAGTACGTCGCCTGTGCTGTCGCTACCCACGGATGAGCAAACCGCAGAACTGCAGATGCTGGATTCAGAAATGGCTGAAATCAGGAAGCACATCGCCGCCATTGATCTGCAGCTCAGGAACGGTGAAACCATCGAAGCTTCGACCCGTGACCAACTGAATCAGGACAGGATGGTATGGGACGAAAAACAAAAAACGGCAGACGCTGCACGGAAAAAAGTTCTGAGTGCGATTCCTCAAACCATGATCATGGGGGATGTGGATCGGCCTCGAGAAACACACGTTCTGATTCGAGGTGATTTTCTGCGGCACGGCGATGTGGTTCATGCAGACACTCCCCGCGCGCTGTCCGGAATGGCCCCGAAAGAATCGCCTCGCAATCGACTGGATCTGGCGAAGTGGCTGGTCAGCCGCAGCAATCCTTTGACCGCACGGGTCACGATGAATCGCATGTGGGCGAGATACTTCGGGCAGGGGCTGGTCGAAACTGAAAACGACTTTGGGTTTCAGGGAACCCCGCCAACTCACCCCGAATTGCTCGACTGGCTGGCCGCAGAATTTATGGATGCAGGCTGGTCGATGAAGCACATGCATCGATTGATTCTGAATTCCGCAACCTATCGTCAGTCTTCGATCGCACGGCCGGATCTGTCAACGGTCGATCCACTGAACAAACTTCTGGCACGGCAGTCGCGCCTTCGGGTTGATGCGGAAGTAGTGAGAGATCTTGGCTTAGCCGTCAGTGGTTTGCTCAACGAAACCATCGGCGGTCCCAGCGTTTTCCCTCCTCAACCAGACGGTGTTTACGCATTCACACAGCGCAATGCAGGCTGGCCGACCAGCAAGAACGAAGATCGGTTTCGGCGGGGCATGTACACGTTTTTTATGCGAAGCGCGCCCTATCCGATGTTAACCACGTTCGACACGCCTCGATTTAACACCACATGTACGATGCGGGTCCGTTCGAATACGCCGCTTCAGTCGCTCACCATGGCGAACGACCAGGCGATGACGGAAATGGCATTGGCTCTCAGCAAACGCATTTTCGCAGCGGCGGACAACGATCGCGATCGCATCATCCGGGCGTGGCGGCTGTGTTTCTCGCGAACTCCACAGCCGAATGAGCTGAAGCGTTTACAGGATTACGCGCTGCAGCAACGCCTTCTGATGGGAAATGGAGCTCGGTCGGTCGAAGATCCGCCGAAAAATCCGGAGGAACAGGAATTACGAATCTGGTTTCTGATTGCGCGGACGTTGATGAATCTGGACGAATTCATCGTCCGCGAATGA
- a CDS encoding DUF58 domain-containing protein, with translation MRDFLDPAVIARLSALPLDARIPMVGNVSGRHRSPTRGSSLEFSEYRKYVPGDDTRRLDWRAWGRSDRFYIKEYEADTNLRLCLIIDVSGSMGFGANGSKEAGKTKLDYARRLAGTLAYLAAGQGDAVGLFCAGEGFRREVPPKRNSTSLRVVLDELAQMKSEGETGLPVALHEVAERVAQRALVVIISDLFMDPEELRSCFQHLRFRKHDVAVFHLMEQSEIDFGFDRPMKFVDLEGVPAMMVDPTSIAREYRAAVQQYLEQIRHITRDSGVDYRRVGIEEDYSDVLAKFLLGRKR, from the coding sequence ATGCGTGACTTCCTTGATCCAGCCGTCATTGCTCGCCTGTCAGCCTTACCACTCGACGCTCGCATACCGATGGTTGGCAATGTCTCCGGACGTCATCGCAGCCCGACTCGGGGTTCCAGTCTCGAGTTTTCTGAGTATCGGAAGTATGTACCGGGCGATGATACGCGCCGGCTTGACTGGCGAGCCTGGGGACGCAGCGATCGTTTTTACATCAAAGAATACGAAGCCGACACGAATCTCAGGCTTTGCCTGATTATTGACGTAAGTGGTTCGATGGGTTTTGGTGCTAACGGCAGTAAAGAAGCCGGAAAAACCAAGCTCGATTACGCTCGACGGCTGGCAGGCACACTGGCTTATCTGGCGGCCGGACAGGGCGATGCCGTTGGTCTGTTCTGTGCGGGTGAGGGATTTCGACGGGAAGTGCCTCCGAAACGAAACAGTACCAGTCTGCGCGTTGTGCTGGACGAATTGGCGCAAATGAAGTCCGAGGGCGAAACCGGATTGCCTGTGGCTCTGCACGAAGTGGCCGAACGTGTGGCTCAGCGGGCACTGGTGGTCATCATTTCGGACCTGTTTATGGATCCCGAGGAATTACGCAGCTGTTTTCAGCACCTGCGATTTCGCAAGCATGATGTGGCCGTGTTTCATCTGATGGAACAGAGTGAAATTGACTTCGGCTTCGATCGCCCCATGAAGTTTGTTGACCTGGAAGGAGTGCCTGCCATGATGGTCGATCCGACTTCCATCGCCAGAGAATACCGCGCGGCCGTGCAGCAGTATCTCGAACAGATTCGACATATCACAAGAGATTCGGGTGTCGATTACCGGCGTGTTGGCATCGAAGAAGATTACTCGGACGTATTGGCAAAATTCCTGCTTGGACGGAAAAGGTAG
- a CDS encoding MFS transporter: MAAASSSDGATSGQKSLAVTRPGVVPRLSIMMFLQFFVWGAWYVAMWGFLDENGMTAAGEGGSFDAAAYTVAPIAAILAPLTLGLIADRLMNTEKVLAILNLVGAVLLWIAPSLAKAGAPETLGQQFTHPMILCLLCYMICYMPTLGLTASLSFKHLANGEKEFPVVRVLGTIGWIVGNWAMWGCRLFTGESGKLSEATAALQASAVNGEIPVAAQTTFDQAVAALSFMDNSPHIFHAAAIASAILGVYCFTLPKTAPPAKGEPISVGKILGVDAWSLLKNPAFFVFAMASFLVCIPLAGYYAKGYGYVSGMNITLFGSSTGAMSTGQMSEIFFMLVMPLCFARLGVKKMLAIGMLAWVVRYGLWGWAFGQTGVMLSAPIFAGILLHGICYDFFFVTGMIYTDKKAKPEVRSQAQSLIVMLTQGLGLGLGAQAFGYWTTKCTVDGALDWSKFWYAPAAFAGVVMVAFLALFWDKKVEEPETPVAAS; encoded by the coding sequence ATGGCCGCTGCCAGTTCTTCTGACGGGGCAACGTCAGGACAAAAGTCATTAGCCGTCACCCGTCCTGGCGTGGTGCCGCGATTATCGATCATGATGTTCCTGCAGTTTTTTGTCTGGGGAGCCTGGTATGTGGCGATGTGGGGATTCCTGGATGAAAATGGCATGACAGCCGCTGGAGAAGGTGGATCATTTGATGCGGCGGCCTACACCGTCGCTCCAATTGCAGCGATTCTTGCTCCGCTCACTCTGGGGTTAATCGCTGACCGCCTGATGAACACCGAAAAGGTGCTGGCAATCCTGAACCTGGTTGGTGCAGTCCTGTTGTGGATTGCACCCTCGCTGGCGAAGGCCGGGGCTCCGGAGACCCTGGGGCAACAATTCACGCATCCGATGATTTTGTGCCTGCTGTGTTACATGATCTGCTATATGCCCACGCTGGGCCTGACCGCCAGTCTTTCGTTCAAGCATCTTGCAAACGGCGAAAAGGAATTTCCGGTTGTTCGCGTGCTGGGAACAATCGGCTGGATTGTTGGCAACTGGGCCATGTGGGGCTGTCGGCTGTTCACAGGAGAATCGGGCAAGTTGAGCGAAGCCACTGCTGCCCTGCAGGCCTCTGCTGTTAACGGAGAAATCCCGGTGGCAGCTCAAACGACTTTCGACCAGGCCGTTGCAGCACTGAGCTTCATGGATAACTCACCCCACATTTTTCATGCGGCCGCTATTGCCTCAGCAATTCTGGGTGTGTACTGCTTTACGCTGCCCAAAACAGCGCCACCGGCAAAAGGGGAACCGATTTCCGTGGGAAAAATTCTTGGCGTTGATGCCTGGTCGCTGCTGAAGAATCCGGCATTCTTCGTCTTCGCAATGGCTTCCTTCCTGGTCTGCATTCCGCTGGCGGGCTACTACGCCAAGGGCTACGGCTACGTTTCAGGAATGAACATCACTTTGTTCGGATCAAGCACCGGTGCGATGAGCACCGGGCAAATGAGTGAAATCTTCTTCATGCTTGTGATGCCGCTCTGCTTCGCTCGTCTGGGCGTCAAGAAGATGCTGGCAATCGGAATGCTGGCCTGGGTGGTTCGATACGGTCTTTGGGGCTGGGCATTCGGCCAGACGGGCGTGATGCTATCAGCTCCGATCTTCGCCGGCATTCTGTTGCACGGGATCTGCTACGACTTCTTCTTCGTGACAGGGATGATCTACACCGATAAGAAGGCCAAACCGGAAGTCCGGAGCCAGGCACAATCGCTGATTGTGATGCTGACTCAGGGTCTGGGACTGGGACTTGGCGCGCAAGCCTTTGGTTACTGGACGACCAAATGCACCGTTGATGGTGCTCTCGACTGGAGCAAGTTCTGGTACGCTCCCGCCGCGTTTGCCGGAGTTGTTATGGTCGCGTTTCTTGCCCTGTTCTGGGACAAGAAAGTGGAAGAACCAGAAACACCGGTCGCGGCATCCTGA
- a CDS encoding BatA domain-containing protein has product MTFLQPLILFAIPLIALPIVIHLVNQNRHRSISWAATMFLIQAQKMVTGMRKLKYWLILAARTLAMIGLVFALSRPMSGGWLGLTVGGAPDTTIVVLDRSVSMEQTDPVTGKSRRESAVTRLVDLIQTASTGTQLVLIDSATGQPIKVESPGDLIDLPETQATTTSADIPSLVQAAAEYLTTNQTGRADIWVCSDLQQSDWNPNGGRWDAVRELLKKRDGAKLYLLNYQPSNERNLSVSVSNVHRRETTAGAELVMDITVQRTGDIRQPETVPLAMVIDGARSTLDLKITGGQGIQSGHAISLDAESKRGWGRIELPADSNPADNVFDFVYAEPAVQNTVIVSDNETVAEYLRIAAATPSNPSLSYDATVLTSAQTVAIPWETAGLIVWQAPLPTGEVAERLQQFVASGRSVLFFPSEETDLPGDPSVFGCQWGNWIDAESSSESAVAEFSVSRWRVETDLLSNSQAGTPLPLGSLRVFRYRQLTGSSVAQLADLSDGGLLVARALDENGGERGAAWFCSTLPLESHSTLVRNGVVFYVMLQRSLAQGAAALGAARQMECNASLAAVVDDWQPLDEVSRNRLLSQRSIAPGLYRNKDDILLALNRPLSEDSMEVIDDAQLDRMLGDVGYTRIDDAAGNQASLASEIWRAFLCLMIFALLAEALLCVPEKTSPATSRMVA; this is encoded by the coding sequence ATGACCTTTCTTCAACCCCTGATCCTGTTTGCAATTCCTCTGATTGCGTTACCGATTGTGATTCATCTCGTGAATCAGAACCGGCATCGCTCGATTTCCTGGGCTGCCACCATGTTTCTGATTCAGGCTCAGAAGATGGTGACTGGAATGAGGAAACTCAAGTACTGGCTCATTCTGGCAGCTCGAACACTTGCCATGATCGGGCTGGTGTTTGCGTTGAGTCGACCAATGTCCGGAGGCTGGTTGGGCCTGACCGTCGGCGGCGCACCCGATACGACAATCGTGGTTCTGGATCGATCGGTCAGTATGGAGCAAACGGATCCTGTCACGGGTAAGTCCCGTCGCGAATCCGCTGTTACAAGGCTGGTCGATCTCATTCAAACCGCCAGTACCGGGACGCAGCTGGTCCTGATCGACAGCGCGACAGGGCAACCAATTAAGGTGGAATCCCCCGGTGATCTGATCGACCTTCCGGAGACTCAGGCTACGACCACCAGTGCCGACATTCCATCGCTTGTTCAGGCAGCCGCCGAATATCTGACAACGAATCAGACGGGGAGAGCTGACATCTGGGTCTGTTCGGATCTGCAGCAGAGTGACTGGAATCCCAACGGGGGGCGATGGGATGCTGTTCGTGAACTTCTGAAGAAGCGTGACGGAGCGAAGCTTTATCTGCTGAATTATCAGCCATCAAACGAACGCAATCTCTCGGTCAGTGTGTCCAATGTACACCGTCGCGAGACAACCGCCGGCGCAGAACTGGTCATGGATATCACCGTCCAGCGCACCGGTGATATCCGACAGCCGGAAACAGTTCCACTGGCAATGGTCATCGACGGAGCCCGATCCACGCTGGATCTGAAGATCACCGGCGGACAGGGAATTCAAAGCGGTCATGCCATCTCTCTGGATGCCGAATCGAAACGGGGCTGGGGACGCATCGAACTACCAGCGGATTCGAATCCTGCGGACAACGTTTTTGATTTTGTTTATGCTGAGCCTGCGGTACAGAACACAGTGATTGTCTCTGACAATGAAACTGTGGCCGAATATCTTCGCATCGCGGCAGCCACGCCGTCCAATCCCTCTTTGTCTTACGATGCGACGGTACTGACTTCGGCGCAGACCGTGGCCATTCCCTGGGAGACTGCCGGATTGATTGTCTGGCAGGCTCCGCTTCCGACAGGAGAAGTTGCAGAACGGTTGCAGCAATTCGTTGCGTCCGGCCGCAGTGTGCTGTTCTTTCCGTCTGAAGAGACAGACTTGCCCGGTGATCCATCTGTATTTGGATGTCAATGGGGAAACTGGATCGACGCAGAATCGTCATCAGAATCTGCGGTGGCTGAGTTTTCTGTCAGTCGATGGCGCGTCGAAACGGATCTGTTGTCGAACAGCCAGGCCGGCACTCCTCTGCCGCTGGGATCACTCAGAGTGTTTCGTTATCGACAACTGACCGGCAGCAGTGTCGCGCAGCTTGCCGATCTGTCCGACGGAGGTCTGCTGGTTGCCCGCGCTCTGGATGAAAATGGTGGTGAACGTGGTGCCGCGTGGTTCTGCAGCACACTGCCGCTGGAATCACATTCTACGCTGGTGCGTAACGGAGTCGTTTTCTACGTGATGCTTCAACGCAGTCTGGCTCAGGGCGCTGCCGCGCTGGGAGCAGCCAGGCAAATGGAATGCAACGCGTCACTGGCCGCCGTCGTCGATGACTGGCAGCCACTGGATGAGGTATCCAGGAACAGGCTGTTGTCGCAAAGGTCCATCGCTCCGGGCCTTTATCGCAACAAAGACGACATCCTTCTGGCACTCAACCGACCGCTGTCCGAAGATTCGATGGAAGTGATTGACGACGCACAGCTGGATCGCATGCTGGGGGACGTTGGCTACACACGAATTGACGACGCGGCAGGCAATCAGGCATCACTTGCCAGCGAAATCTGGCGAGCGTTCTTGTGTCTGATGATTTTCGCCCTGCTTGCGGAAGCTCTACTTTGCGTTCCGGAGAAAACTTCCCCGGCAACGTCCCGAATGGTTGCGTAA
- a CDS encoding alkaline phosphatase — translation MFRSRVRCFAVSLLGLSFIQVGPGVAEEKTQAANHDVMREIQVRAAADGKSDLGYWGTDPENFFGWKTHSNRLIPVYAFGTKGAGKGIDLNSYRGKNSPYRSEEELQKIYGFIPDQTVDAEATWMDQTNIADIQMAAAAAGRKYIFLVVFDGMDWQTTQAAAIYNSGVIYTRGKGAGTHFQDYDAAGTAQYSFMVTSPHNEGTDADATTQQVTNPGGTIRGGYNATAAGRKPWEAPSDPGYLIAKPSEGSPKHAYTDSSSSASSMTAAVKIYNGSVNVDATGQPVTTIAHRLQEEGFAVGAVSSVPISHATPAAAYAHNVTRQDYQDLTRDMIGRPSVQHPSTPLPGMDVVIGGGYGTEKPTGKDQGDNYVSGNIYLDEADLKAIDVANGGRYVTAVRTEGKSGAELLAEATTKAVNGHHRLLGFFGVGKYNGHLPFATADGNYDPAPGVGRKAEAYSEGDLKENPTLSQMTESAIAVLSTNEKGFWLMVESGDVDWANHDDNIDCSIGAVNSGAAAVKTITDWVEKHSNWSESIVIVTADHGHMWNLTNPQMLANLNKSAPKQVKP, via the coding sequence ATGTTTCGCTCACGTGTTCGCTGTTTCGCGGTGTCCCTTCTCGGCCTTTCGTTTATTCAAGTCGGCCCGGGGGTTGCTGAAGAAAAAACGCAGGCTGCGAATCACGATGTGATGCGAGAGATTCAGGTTCGGGCTGCGGCTGATGGTAAATCGGACCTTGGCTACTGGGGCACTGATCCGGAAAACTTTTTTGGCTGGAAGACACATTCCAATCGCCTGATCCCTGTGTATGCCTTCGGCACAAAAGGCGCAGGTAAGGGAATCGATCTGAATTCGTACCGAGGAAAAAACAGCCCCTACCGATCCGAAGAAGAACTCCAGAAGATCTACGGCTTTATCCCTGACCAAACCGTCGATGCAGAAGCCACGTGGATGGATCAGACCAATATTGCGGACATCCAGATGGCGGCGGCAGCAGCGGGGCGAAAATATATTTTTCTGGTCGTGTTTGACGGAATGGACTGGCAGACAACTCAGGCCGCAGCCATTTATAACTCGGGCGTCATCTACACCCGAGGAAAAGGGGCAGGAACCCACTTTCAGGATTACGACGCGGCAGGTACGGCTCAGTATTCCTTCATGGTCACCAGTCCACACAACGAAGGAACGGATGCCGACGCGACAACTCAGCAGGTTACAAATCCCGGTGGCACAATTCGCGGCGGCTACAATGCGACAGCAGCTGGCAGGAAGCCCTGGGAAGCGCCGTCCGATCCTGGGTATCTGATTGCCAAACCATCCGAAGGCAGTCCGAAACATGCCTACACGGATTCGTCCTCATCTGCATCCAGCATGACTGCAGCCGTCAAGATCTACAACGGTTCCGTAAATGTTGATGCAACGGGTCAACCCGTTACGACGATCGCACATCGATTGCAGGAAGAGGGGTTCGCAGTGGGCGCGGTTTCTTCGGTGCCCATCAGCCACGCAACACCAGCTGCCGCGTACGCCCACAACGTCACCCGGCAGGATTACCAGGATCTGACACGTGACATGATCGGCCGACCTTCTGTTCAGCACCCGAGCACGCCTCTGCCAGGCATGGATGTTGTCATTGGCGGCGGCTACGGGACTGAAAAACCAACCGGCAAGGATCAGGGAGATAACTATGTTTCGGGGAACATCTATCTGGATGAAGCAGATCTGAAGGCCATTGATGTTGCCAACGGCGGAAGATACGTCACGGCCGTTCGCACCGAAGGGAAATCAGGGGCAGAACTGCTGGCCGAAGCCACAACGAAGGCCGTGAATGGACACCATCGACTTCTGGGTTTCTTCGGAGTGGGTAAGTACAACGGCCACCTGCCATTCGCGACAGCTGATGGAAATTACGACCCGGCTCCAGGCGTCGGCCGAAAAGCAGAAGCGTATTCTGAGGGCGATTTAAAGGAGAACCCCACACTCAGCCAGATGACTGAAAGTGCAATTGCGGTTCTTTCGACCAACGAAAAAGGGTTCTGGCTGATGGTCGAATCGGGTGACGTCGACTGGGCTAACCACGACGACAACATCGATTGCTCAATCGGTGCTGTCAACAGTGGTGCCGCCGCTGTGAAGACAATCACCGACTGGGTTGAAAAACACAGCAACTGGAGCGAATCGATCGTGATCGTCACCGCTGATCACGGTCACATGTGGAACCTGACAAACCCACAGATGCTGGCAAACCTGAATAAGTCGGCCCCAAAGCAGGTCAAACCATAA